The Cystobacter ferrugineus genome contains the following window.
CGGCATCCGAGATGGGGGTCGGCTGCTCGTTCTGCGCCGCCCCGGGGAAACCCGTGATCTTCGGGGTGTTCTTCACCAGGTGCCAGGAGCGATCATTGAGCTCCATCTGCACGAAGATGTAACCCGGGAAGAACTTGCGCCGCGAGGTCTTCTTCTCGCCCTTCACCATCTCGACGACCTGCTCCATGGGGATCAGGATCTCGCCGAACAGGTCCTGCAGGTTCTCGAGCCGGATGCGCTCCTCCAGGCTCTTCTTCGCCTGATTCTCGAAGTTGGAGTAGGTGTGGACCACGTACCATTTCATCGCCATTACAACTTCCCCCAGATGGCAGGAATCCACTCGACCATGAGGTTGTAGGCGAGGGTGTCGATGCCGAAGAGGAGGATCGCCGCGACGATCGACGCGACGATGACGGCCATGGTCGACGCCTTG
Protein-coding sequences here:
- the nusG gene encoding transcription termination/antitermination protein NusG; this translates as MAMKWYVVHTYSNFENQAKKSLEERIRLENLQDLFGEILIPMEQVVEMVKGEKKTSRRKFFPGYIFVQMELNDRSWHLVKNTPKITGFPGAAQNEQPTPISDAEVARLTSQISEGTLKPKPKMQFSDGDTVRVIDGPFANFNGTVEEVNAEKGRVKVLVSIFGRATPVELDFMQVEKTTG